One window from the genome of Dyadobacter sp. CECT 9275 encodes:
- the wecB gene encoding non-hydrolyzing UDP-N-acetylglucosamine 2-epimerase produces the protein MKVLTIIGTRPEAIKMAPVIRQLTNNIHIHHQLCITGQHKEMLDTVLQFFEIEPDFNLNIMKPGQDLTDITVGILTGLKDVWKVFRPDWILVHGDTTTCFASSLAAFYEGIKIGHVEAGLRTGNLRSPFPEEANRQLTDRLADVFFVPTQRNRENLLAEGVTDSKIIISGNTVIDALIWADNKVLSFSEKISPELRNRLENMERLILVTGHRRENFGSGIQSICKVLARLANFYPSADIVYPVHLNPNIKKPVYELLSGIRNVHLISPLDYPDFVHVMKKSWIILTDSGGIQEEAPSLGKPVLVMRDTTERTEVLDSGSVKLVGTDLGLIESTVKELWDNKTAYDKMALNANPYGDGSAADKINDFFSTITSEVPENLL, from the coding sequence ATGAAAGTTTTGACAATAATAGGTACCCGCCCCGAAGCTATCAAAATGGCACCTGTTATCCGGCAGCTTACAAATAATATTCACATTCACCATCAATTATGCATTACAGGCCAGCACAAGGAAATGCTGGATACCGTTCTACAGTTTTTTGAGATTGAACCGGATTTCAATCTCAACATTATGAAACCCGGCCAGGACCTCACAGATATTACGGTAGGAATTCTCACCGGACTTAAAGACGTGTGGAAAGTATTCCGCCCCGACTGGATCCTGGTGCATGGAGATACCACTACCTGTTTTGCATCCTCACTTGCTGCATTTTACGAAGGGATTAAAATTGGCCATGTGGAGGCAGGCTTAAGAACGGGCAACCTGCGCTCTCCTTTCCCCGAGGAAGCCAACAGACAACTCACAGACCGTCTGGCCGACGTCTTTTTTGTACCCACCCAACGGAACAGGGAGAATCTCCTGGCAGAAGGTGTAACAGACAGCAAGATTATCATTTCTGGAAATACGGTGATTGATGCATTAATCTGGGCGGACAATAAAGTACTTTCCTTTTCCGAAAAAATTTCTCCCGAACTGCGAAACCGGCTGGAAAATATGGAGCGCCTCATTTTAGTAACTGGCCACCGGAGGGAAAATTTTGGCTCGGGCATTCAATCCATCTGCAAGGTACTTGCCCGGCTGGCAAATTTCTATCCCTCCGCAGATATCGTGTATCCTGTACATCTTAATCCCAACATTAAAAAGCCCGTTTACGAACTATTGTCGGGAATCCGAAACGTTCATTTGATTTCTCCGCTGGATTACCCTGATTTTGTACATGTTATGAAAAAAAGCTGGATAATCCTTACCGACTCAGGAGGAATTCAGGAGGAGGCGCCATCCTTAGGGAAGCCTGTTCTGGTCATGCGGGATACCACCGAAAGAACGGAAGTACTTGATTCAGGAAGTGTCAAGTTAGTCGGAACGGACCTTGGGTTAATAGAAAGTACTGTAAAAGAATTATGGGATAATAAGACGGCCTATGATAAAATGGCGTTGAATGCCAATCCTTATGGAGATGGATCAGCAGCCGACAAAATAAATGACTTTTTTAGTACAATTACCTCTGAAGTACCCGAAAATCTGTTGTGA